A single region of the Bacteroidota bacterium genome encodes:
- a CDS encoding GNAT family N-acetyltransferase has protein sequence MEIRKTKPGELKAIIKIYEDARLFMRENGNPGQWENGYPAPELLKKDIKGGKSYLCVDADKIVGTFFFDQGTEPTYAVIYDGKWLNNNPYGVIHRIAVAEHNKGVATFCMEWCLNKCRNLRIDTHRDNIPMQKLLNKNGFSYCGIIRLQNQDERLAFQKSID, from the coding sequence ATGGAAATAAGAAAAACAAAGCCGGGTGAACTTAAGGCAATCATTAAGATATATGAAGATGCGCGTTTATTTATGCGGGAAAATGGGAATCCTGGCCAGTGGGAAAATGGCTATCCTGCTCCAGAATTATTAAAAAAAGATATAAAAGGCGGAAAAAGTTATTTATGTGTCGATGCTGATAAAATTGTGGGCACTTTCTTTTTCGATCAGGGAACAGAGCCAACCTATGCAGTTATTTATGATGGGAAATGGTTGAATAACAATCCCTATGGAGTAATTCACCGGATTGCGGTTGCAGAACACAATAAGGGTGTAGCTACCTTTTGTATGGAATGGTGCCTGAATAAATGCAGGAATTTAAGGATTGACACACACCGTGATAATATTCCAATGCAGAAACTGCTCAATAAAAATGGATTTTCGTACTGTGGTATTATCCGTTTACAAAATCAGGATGAAAGACTGGCATTTCAAAAAAGTATAGACTAA